The window GAGAGATGGATTTAAAATGAGAAGAACAGCAATAGAGTATGGAGTGGATGTTCTGACAGCTTTAGATACAATCAGTGCTATACTTAGAATGCAGGATAGACATATTGAAGAAGATAAGCTTGATGTATTTGATGTAAGTAAAATTTAATGAATGTTAAAAAAGAACAGTTTAAAGTTTTAATGGCTTTAACTGTTTTTTTAGAATTTATAAATTTTTAACAAAAGAAATGCTCTTTTAACACTTAGGGAAAGCATAAAATAAAAAATATAAAATCTCTAATTTAAGAAGATAAATTTTTTCTACTTCAAATTTTAAAAATTTTTTGAATCCAAGTAGTTTTAAGAATAAAAGTTTTAAAATTCCTGTTTTTTAATTCTAGAAATAATTGTTTATATATCTAAGAAAAGAAAAATTGAATTATGAAAATTAAATGATATAATAAAATTACAAAAAATTACAGATAATAGGAGGAGATACTTAATGAAATTATTAAAAAAGGTAATATTTTTGTTTCTATTTTTTACAGGAATCGCGGTAGCCTGTCCTGACAAAGATTTTCACAGAAAAATGGAAAGATATATTCAAGAAACAACAAGTCTAAAAAAACAGGGGAAGAAAATTGTAGTAGACAGTGAAAAAATTGTTATGGAAACATTTTTGGCTGTAAAAGGAGATAGGGATAGGCTAGAAGGAGCACTAGCTATTGTTATGACAGGATTATTGAAATATTCAAAAAATCATGGTTATGAATTGTATATAAAAGATCCTGAAGGAAATGAGAAAGGATTTATGGAATTTATAGGAAAATAAGTCATGCATATGTCAAGGAAGTTAAAAATAATTTTATGATAAGATAAATAAGAGATAATAAAAAAGCTGCCATATAGGCAGTCTTTTTTATACACTAAAACATTAAAAAGATCCATAATTAATTGCTACAGCTATAACCATAAAAATAACCTGCAGCAAAAACATAATTATAAATAAGGGAGTGATAAATCTATACCATTTTTCTATTGGAAGGCTCATCAGTCCACAAACAGTAGCAGCTGATGTAGGCCAAAACATATTAGAAAAACCATCTCCAAATTGGAAAGCAAGTACAGCTGTTTGTCTTGTAAGTCCAATAGCATCTGCTAAAGGGGCCATAATAGGCATAGATGTAGCTGCCTGTCCTGAACCAGAAGGGATAAAAAAATTGATGAAGTTTTGGACAACAACCATTCCTACAGCAGCAATAGTTTTAGGCATAGTAGAAAGTGTATTAGCCATAAAATTTATTATAGTATCAATTATGTGGCCATTTTCCATTACAATAGTAAGTGATCTTGCTACCCCCACTGCCATTGCACCAAAAATAACATCTGAAACTGATTTTACAAAAAGAGAAGCTATCTGACTGAAATTATACCCTCCAACTAATCCAGTAATTATCATCATGATGAAGAAAAGAGTGGAAAGTTCATTCAGATACCATCCAAGCTGACTTGTACCATATACAAGTAAAGCTATAGTTACAACAAAAAGTAGCATTATAAACTTATGCTTTCTATTAAAAGGAAGTTGTTCCATCTCTTCACGGTTCATTCCATCTGAAAAATTGAATTTAACATCTTTAACAATTGAAAGTTCTGGATGAAGTTTTACTTTTCTTGCATAAAGCATAAGATAAATAATTGCACTTCCTTGAAAGACGATAAAACACATAATTCTTAGGCCAATTCCAGAACCAATAGGAAGTTCTGCAATTCCTTGGGCGATTCCTATTGTAAATGGATTGAGAGTAGCAGCAGCAAATCCTGTAGCTGTACCAAGAATAACTGCAGCTCCACCAACTAAAGCATCATATCCTAAAGCTACAGATATTCCCATGAAAGCTGGAAGCAGTCCATAAGTTTCTTCATAAAGACCAAAAGTAGATCCACAGATACCAAATACTACCATAAAAATAGGAAATATCATAGTTTCTTTCCCATTAAATTTCTTAATAAGAGAACCAAGAGAGCCATAGAATGCTCCTGTTTTTATTAAAAGATATACAAATCCATAAGCAAAGAATATAAAAAATATAATATCAGCAGTAGAAACTAATCCTTCTACCACTGCCATAAATATATGGAATGGAGAAACAGGAGTCTGTTCAATATATTTGAATGACCCTTGTACAACCATAGTTCTGTTTAGAACTGGATCTATTGCTCTTTCGTATGTACCTGCTGGTATAATATAGGTTAAAACTGTTAATATAACAAGAATGATTCCAATTATCACATAAGTATGTGGTATTGTAAATTTTTTTCTAGTAGTATTTTCTGACATTTTTTCCTCCCTCAAGATATTATAAAAATATATTTTTAATAAATTTTACAAAATAAAAAAATCACAGTTTAAAGCACTAAACTGTGACAAAAAAACTTAACTATATGCAATATAAAATGCATATAGATCAGAATCACAGATAGCACTCCATTGAAATAATCAATGACAGTAGTATAAATATTTTCTATACTCCCAACAAAAGAATTTTAGCATTTTCTTTCATTTCGGCAGAATTCCCTTTCTAATCACTTCAATGTCTGCCAGACTAAATGATCATACTAATGTTTTCTGCACCTCTATCTTTCTTTTTATTTTTATAAGGCTGATTATACGTCAACATAGATAAAAAGTAAAATATAATAAATTAATCAATTGTATTTTTTTTATAAATATAAGATATGAGTATAATAAAATTGGAGACTATATTCATATAATGAAGATTACTTTCTTTTAAGTTTTTTAAACTCTTCTTTAACAATTTTTAATAATTCAGGCTCAAGATAAAGTTCCAAAGCAGCACCAGTCATAGCTTTTACAGATTTATGAAGTTTATCATATGCTTCTTCTGAATTCACATATTTTAAATATGCTTCATCGTGAACAAAACATATTTCATCAATATTGAGAGCTAGTTCTGTATACATAGTAGGACATATTTGGCTAACATTTCCTATATCAGAAGAACCACTGGCCCCATCTTTTTTATCAAGAAAATTATTTATGCCAACTTCTATAAGATTTTTTCTCATTAAATCCTGTAAAGATGGAAGATTTAAAAGATTATCAAATGAATTTTCATATTTTTCATATTTTAAAACAGCGCCAGTCATAAGTTCAGCACCTTTTGCACAATTAATAACTTTTTGAGTAAGGGAATTTAAATAGGTTCTATCATTTGATCTGATATGAAATTTACATTCAGCAAAATCAGGAACAGTATTAGGAGCATCTCCACCACTTGTGATGATACCATGAATTCTTGAATCAGAAGTTATATGTTGCCTCAAACAATTAATACCACTATACATTAACTGAACAGCATCTAAAGCATTTATTCCTTCATCTGGATGGGCAGCAGCATGAGCAGCTTTACCATTGAATTGAAACTTGATACAATCAATAGCCAGAGTTTTACAATTGAGATTGTTATTGCTTTCCAGATGCA of the Fusobacterium sp. genome contains:
- a CDS encoding YfcC family protein, whose amino-acid sequence is MSENTTRKKFTIPHTYVIIGIILVILTVLTYIIPAGTYERAIDPVLNRTMVVQGSFKYIEQTPVSPFHIFMAVVEGLVSTADIIFFIFFAYGFVYLLIKTGAFYGSLGSLIKKFNGKETMIFPIFMVVFGICGSTFGLYEETYGLLPAFMGISVALGYDALVGGAAVILGTATGFAAATLNPFTIGIAQGIAELPIGSGIGLRIMCFIVFQGSAIIYLMLYARKVKLHPELSIVKDVKFNFSDGMNREEMEQLPFNRKHKFIMLLFVVTIALLVYGTSQLGWYLNELSTLFFIMMIITGLVGGYNFSQIASLFVKSVSDVIFGAMAVGVARSLTIVMENGHIIDTIINFMANTLSTMPKTIAAVGMVVVQNFINFFIPSGSGQAATSMPIMAPLADAIGLTRQTAVLAFQFGDGFSNMFWPTSAATVCGLMSLPIEKWYRFITPLFIIMFLLQVIFMVIAVAINYGSF
- a CDS encoding M20 family metallopeptidase, producing MFKLESIKKKLYAIEDTYKKDIEAVCDYIFKNPELGEKEFLSSKYLIDLLKKNNFSVEENYCGLPTAFRAEYGDNDGPSVAFLAEYDALPGYGPDKVPGHACGHNWIAAGTYGAALVLSKFKNNFKGKVILIGTPAEETLGGKVNMVEKNAFDNIDIVFQMHLESNNNLNCKTLAIDCIKFQFNGKAAHAAAHPDEGINALDAVQLMYSGINCLRQHITSDSRIHGIITSGGDAPNTVPDFAECKFHIRSNDRTYLNSLTQKVINCAKGAELMTGAVLKYEKYENSFDNLLNLPSLQDLMRKNLIEVGINNFLDKKDGASGSSDIGNVSQICPTMYTELALNIDEICFVHDEAYLKYVNSEEAYDKLHKSVKAMTGAALELYLEPELLKIVKEEFKKLKRK